Proteins co-encoded in one Arachis hypogaea cultivar Tifrunner chromosome 11, arahy.Tifrunner.gnm2.J5K5, whole genome shotgun sequence genomic window:
- the LOC112723613 gene encoding choline monooxygenase, chloroplastic, whose product MHMQMALTMQLTPFIPKLGRQRHSHNLNFHHKTASTSIIACCSVRNSSEAEVLVSEFNPKIPIEEAVTPPTSWYTDPSFFQLELHRIFYRGWQAVGSTEQIRDPNSFFTGRLGDVEFVVCRDESGKLQAFHNVCRHHASLLASGSGHKSCFVCPYHGWTYGLSGALLKATRISGMRNFNVKDFGLIPIKVSTWGPFILLNLEKESLPLMEIDSTYVAKEWLGSCSEILSTNGIDSSLNYVCRREYTIDCNWKVFCDNYLDGGYHVPYAHKGLASGLKFDSYSTTIFERVSIQSCEGSSGESKDNYDRLGRKAIYAFIYPNFMINRYGPWMDTNLVLPLGPNKCQVVFDYYLEHSLKHDKDFIELSLQDSEKVQIEDIVLCEGVQKGLQSPAYCVGRYAPKVEQAMHHFHCLLYENLKK is encoded by the exons ATGCATATGCAAATGGCGCTGACCATGCAACTCACCCCCTTTATCCCTAAACTCGGACGACAACGACATTCTCACAACCTTAATTTTCACCACAAAACAGCTTCAACATCGATCATCGCTTGTTGCTCTGTTCGCAATTCTTCAGAAGCAGAGGTGTTAGTGTCAGAGTTCAATCCTAAGATTCCCATAGAAGAAGCTGTGACACCCCCAACATCATGGTACACTGACCCTTCTTTCTTCCAACTTGAGCTCCATCGCATCTTCTACCGAGGCTGGCAAGCTGTCG GATCAACAGAGCAGATAAGGGATCCCAATAGCTTTTTCACTGGAAg ACTAGGAGATGTGGAATTTGTGGTCTGTCGAGATGAGAGTGGGAAGCTTCAAGCCTTTCACAATGTGTGTCGACATCATGCCTCTCTTCTTGCTTCTGGAAGTGGACACAAGTCCTGCTTTGTCTGCCCATACCAT GGATGGACGTACGGGTTAAGTGGGGCACTTCTTAAGGCAACTAGGATATCAGGAATGCGGAACTTCAATGTAAAG gattttgggctTATACCAATTAAAGTATCTACCTGGGGACCTTTCATTCTTCTCAATCTCGAAAAAGAGAGTCTTCCTCTGATGGAAATTGATAGTACTTATGTAGCAAAAGAATGGCTTGGTAGCTGTTCAGAAATATTGAGTACCAACGGAATTGATTCTTCGCTAAATTATGTTTGTAGACGTGAATACACCATTGATTGCAATTGGAAG GTATTCTGCGATAACTACTTGGATGGTGGCTATCATGTTCCTTATGCACATAAAGGCTTAGCATCCGGTCTTAAGTTTGATTCTTATTCTACCACA ATATTTGAAAGAGTTAGCATCCAAAGTTGTGAAGGCAGCTCCGGGGAAAGCAAAGACAATTACGACCGACTTGGAAGAAAAGCTATATATGCTTTCATTTACCCAAACTTCATGATTAATAG GTATGGACCTTGGATGGACACCAATCTTGTACTTCCACTAGGACCCAACAAATGTCAAGTGGTATTTGATTACTATCTTGAACACTCTCTAAAG CATGACAAGGATTTCATAGAGTTAAGTTTACAGGACAGTGAGAAAGTGCAG ATAGAAGATATTGTGCTGTGTGAAGGTGTTCAGAAGGGCCTCCAATCCCCGGCATATTGTGTGGGTAGGTATGCCCCTAAAGTTGAGCAGGCCATGCACCATTTTCATTGTCTGCTTtatgaaaacctaaaaaaataa